A single Nostoc sp. PCC 7107 DNA region contains:
- a CDS encoding caspase family protein, protein MDKVALLIGISEYEPGLTPLPNAVNDVEAMRRVLVNPEMGDFAPENVTVLQNPQRQEMEDAIYNLYAHRDKDDLLLFYFSGHGVTVESGDFYFSTSITRKNQNKLVPTTAVAGTSVHSWMNQSKSKRQVVILDCCFSGAFAKGLTAKDIDNIDLEQKLGGEGRAILTASSSTQYAFESDGLDLSIYTHYLVEGIEKGLMWLMPLKRKLNNHIWSISVS, encoded by the coding sequence ATGGATAAGGTAGCACTGTTAATTGGGATTAGCGAATATGAACCAGGACTAACACCGCTACCCAATGCTGTGAATGATGTTGAGGCGATGCGGCGAGTTCTGGTAAACCCAGAAATGGGTGATTTTGCACCAGAGAATGTCACAGTGCTGCAAAACCCCCAACGGCAAGAAATGGAAGATGCTATTTATAACTTGTATGCCCATCGTGACAAGGATGACTTGCTGCTGTTTTACTTTTCTGGTCATGGAGTGACAGTTGAAAGCGGTGATTTTTACTTCTCAACTTCCATCACCAGAAAAAATCAAAACAAATTAGTCCCTACAACCGCCGTAGCTGGGACAAGTGTACATAGCTGGATGAACCAAAGCAAATCTAAGCGACAGGTAGTAATTTTAGACTGCTGCTTTAGTGGTGCGTTTGCCAAAGGTTTGACAGCAAAAGACATTGATAATATTGACCTAGAACAAAAATTAGGCGGTGAGGGTAGAGCAATTCTCACAGCTTCTTCTTCTACACAATATGCTTTTGAATCTGATGGTTTAGACTTGTCAATTTACACTCATTATCTTGTAGAAGGCATAGAAAAAGGTCTGATGTGGCTGATGCCATTGAAGCGGAAGTTAAACAACCATATCTGGAGTATCAGCGTAAGTTAG
- a CDS encoding A24 family peptidase, with the protein MDFLMAVPAMIVVFALGASIGSFINVVVYRIPAGLSILWPPSRCPHCLNQLKAYDNVPVLGWLWLRGKCRYCKSKIAVRYPVVEAITGVIFVIVFLVFQVSIATLGYWTFCSWLLALALIDLDTMTLPNALTQSGLVVGLGYQIISGFVPEASGVGIIRHLMMGIVGAVIGLWLFEAIALGGSIVLGKTAMGAGDAKLAAMMGAWLGWRYLLLASLIACAVGVFIGGLVIVRSPQKTGVKIPFGPFLALGAIITVFTGPAILSAYLKFAFPSS; encoded by the coding sequence CATCTATAGGTAGCTTTATCAACGTTGTCGTTTATCGAATCCCTGCGGGGTTATCGATTCTTTGGCCACCTTCCCGTTGCCCCCATTGCTTAAACCAGCTAAAAGCTTATGACAATGTACCTGTGCTGGGATGGTTGTGGTTACGAGGAAAATGCCGTTATTGTAAAAGCAAAATTGCTGTTCGTTATCCGGTGGTAGAAGCGATAACGGGTGTAATTTTTGTCATTGTTTTTTTAGTATTTCAAGTTTCCATTGCTACATTGGGATATTGGACTTTTTGCAGTTGGTTATTAGCCTTAGCCTTAATTGACTTAGATACCATGACTTTACCCAATGCCCTAACGCAATCGGGGTTAGTGGTAGGTTTGGGATATCAAATAATTAGCGGTTTTGTCCCAGAAGCCAGCGGGGTAGGAATAATCAGACACCTGATGATGGGAATAGTCGGTGCAGTTATTGGTTTATGGCTGTTTGAGGCGATCGCCCTTGGTGGTTCAATTGTGTTAGGTAAAACTGCAATGGGGGCGGGAGATGCCAAACTCGCAGCCATGATGGGCGCTTGGCTGGGTTGGCGGTATTTGCTTTTGGCTAGTTTAATTGCCTGTGCCGTGGGAGTATTCATAGGTGGATTAGTAATTGTGCGATCGCCTCAAAAAACAGGAGTAAAAATCCCCTTCGGCCCTTTTTTAGCACTAGGCGCAATCATCACTGTCTTTACCGGCCCAGCCATTTTATCGGCTTATTTGAAATTTGCCTTTCCTTCCAGCTAA